A genomic segment from Streptosporangium roseum DSM 43021 encodes:
- a CDS encoding DUF2087 domain-containing protein, producing MNDDAIRQVLGLLYQKDTLRVLAALALDGTPEDAGLGKDPTRQALDRLERGGLAVRDDDGRWQARRERFRELLHAAARPAVPLSPEEKVLQSFLVEGRLRAIPTKRDKQLIVLNYVAQVFEPGVRYPEKEVNTALRAFHDDYAALRRYLVDDGLLSRENNVYWRSGGAVDA from the coding sequence ATGAACGACGACGCGATCAGGCAGGTGCTGGGCCTGCTCTACCAGAAGGACACGTTGCGGGTGCTGGCGGCACTGGCGCTGGACGGCACGCCTGAGGATGCCGGGCTGGGCAAGGATCCGACACGGCAGGCGCTGGACCGGCTGGAACGCGGCGGGCTGGCCGTACGGGACGACGACGGCCGCTGGCAGGCGCGCCGGGAACGGTTCCGCGAGCTGCTGCACGCCGCGGCCAGGCCCGCCGTCCCGCTCTCCCCCGAGGAGAAGGTGCTGCAGTCCTTCCTGGTCGAGGGACGGCTCCGGGCGATCCCCACCAAGCGCGACAAGCAGCTCATCGTGCTGAACTACGTCGCCCAGGTCTTCGAGCCGGGGGTCCGCTATCCGGAGAAGGAGGTCAACACCGCGCTGCGCGCCTTCCACGACGACTACGCGGCGCTACGCCGCTACCTGGTCGACGACGGGCTGCTGAGCCGGGAGAACAACGTCTACTGGCGCAGCGGCGGTGCGGTCGACGCCTGA
- a CDS encoding helix-turn-helix transcriptional regulator, producing the protein MADTTARVLRLLSLLQAHREWPGPELAGRLEVSPRTLRRDIDRLRELGYPVHATTGPAGGYRLEAGTAMPPLLLDDEEAVAIAVGLRTAASGGVTGIEETSLRALAKLEQVLPSRLRRRVNTLQTQTVAVRGWWPTVDPDTLALLAQASRDHERLRFGYRRRDGTESARLVEPYRLASTGRRWYLVGWDTDRRDWRTFRVDRLTSPLATGARFSPREPPPGYVEESVVAPISRYRAVVTLYAPLEVVADRFSAPGAMIEALDEHSCLLRTGGDSLEWLALTIGMLGLDFTVHDPPELADYVGLLAARLQASTAPPLRQ; encoded by the coding sequence ATGGCAGATACCACCGCACGGGTGCTCCGGCTGCTCTCGCTGCTCCAGGCACACCGTGAGTGGCCGGGGCCCGAGCTGGCCGGGCGGCTGGAGGTCAGCCCTCGCACGCTGCGCCGCGACATCGACCGGCTGCGCGAGCTGGGCTACCCGGTCCACGCGACGACCGGCCCGGCCGGGGGCTACCGGCTGGAGGCGGGGACCGCGATGCCGCCGCTGCTGCTCGACGACGAGGAGGCCGTGGCCATCGCGGTGGGCCTGCGCACGGCGGCGAGCGGCGGGGTGACCGGGATCGAGGAGACCTCCCTGCGGGCCCTGGCCAAGCTGGAGCAGGTCCTGCCCTCCCGGCTGCGCCGCAGGGTCAACACCCTGCAGACCCAGACCGTGGCGGTGCGCGGCTGGTGGCCGACCGTGGACCCCGACACCCTGGCGCTCCTGGCCCAGGCGAGCCGGGACCACGAGCGGCTGCGCTTCGGCTACCGCCGGCGCGACGGCACGGAGAGCGCCCGCCTGGTCGAGCCCTACCGGCTGGCCTCCACCGGGCGGCGCTGGTATCTCGTCGGCTGGGACACCGACCGGCGGGACTGGCGGACCTTCCGGGTGGACCGGCTCACCTCGCCGCTGGCCACCGGCGCGCGCTTCAGCCCGCGCGAGCCGCCGCCCGGCTACGTGGAGGAGTCGGTGGTCGCCCCCATCAGCCGCTACCGGGCCGTGGTGACCCTGTACGCGCCCCTGGAGGTCGTCGCCGACCGTTTCTCCGCTCCGGGGGCGATGATCGAGGCTCTGGACGAGCACAGCTGCCTGCTGCGCACCGGCGGGGACTCGCTGGAGTGGCTCGCGCTCACCATCGGAATGCTCGGCCTGGACTTCACCGTCCACGACCCGCCCGAGCTGGCCGACTACGTCGGGCTGCTCGCCGCCCGGCTTCAGGCGTCGACCGCACCGCCGCTGCGCCAGTAG
- a CDS encoding ATP-binding cassette domain-containing protein → MSHIEIKGARENNLKNVSLRIPKKQITVFTGVSGSGKSSIVFDTIAAESQRQLNETFSTFIRNRLPKYGQPDADGIENLSTAVVIGQQRIGGNSRSTVGTITDILSLMRLLYSRIGTPPAGYSNAFSFNDPAGMCPECQGVGRKVVLDVERAFDRSKSLNGGAILLPGFRVGTWYWKTYIHSGLFDNDKPLEDYTEAEWQTLLGGTGPDVMFETQGGTVPQKYEGVVDKFYRLQINRDTEGKSGLDSVMEFVSARRCPLCEGARLNQAALACRVDGRNIAELASMEARHLVDVIAGITVPVAATMVAAILERLRHLISIGLGYLSLDRATSTLSGGESQRIKMVRHLGSSLTDMTYIFDEPTVGLHPRDVTRMNNLLRELRDKGNTVLVVEHDRDVIEIADHVVDVGPHAGAHGGEIVYEGGVAGLHRAGTLTGRHLRHNRPLKAEFREPAGALTVAGATAHNLKDVTVAFPTGVLTVVTGVAGSGKSTLVNKVFLERHPDAVVIDQSAVSRSIRSNPATYTGLMDEVRKLFARAGGVSPALFSFNSKGACPECQGLGIIYTDLAFMDGITSTCEVCQGRRFREEVLRHTLRGRSVLDVLEMTAGEAAEFFTEPKPLRILRAVNEVGLGYLKLGQPLNSLSGGECQRIKLAGELHKTGSVYVMDEPTTGLHMSDVKHLLAIMDSLVDAGNSVIVIEHNLDVVKHADWIIDLGPDGGDRGGTVVFEGTPRQLLDVTGSFTAEYLRRDLSQP, encoded by the coding sequence ATGAGCCACATCGAGATAAAGGGCGCCCGTGAGAACAACCTCAAGAACGTCTCACTGAGGATCCCGAAGAAGCAGATCACGGTCTTCACCGGCGTCTCGGGGTCCGGCAAGTCGTCCATCGTCTTCGACACGATCGCCGCGGAGTCGCAGCGGCAGCTCAACGAGACCTTCAGCACGTTCATCCGCAACCGCCTGCCCAAGTACGGCCAGCCGGACGCCGACGGCATCGAGAACCTCTCCACCGCGGTCGTCATCGGGCAGCAGCGCATCGGCGGCAACTCCCGCTCCACCGTCGGCACGATCACCGACATCCTCTCCCTGATGCGGCTGCTCTACTCCCGGATCGGCACGCCGCCCGCGGGCTACTCCAACGCGTTCTCCTTCAACGACCCCGCCGGGATGTGCCCGGAGTGCCAGGGCGTGGGCCGGAAGGTGGTCCTGGACGTCGAGCGGGCCTTCGACCGGTCGAAGTCGCTGAACGGGGGCGCGATCCTGCTGCCCGGCTTCCGGGTCGGCACGTGGTACTGGAAGACCTACATCCACTCCGGGCTGTTCGACAACGACAAGCCGCTGGAGGACTACACCGAGGCCGAGTGGCAGACGCTGCTGGGCGGCACCGGGCCGGACGTCATGTTCGAGACGCAGGGCGGGACGGTCCCGCAGAAGTACGAAGGGGTGGTCGACAAGTTCTACCGGCTCCAGATCAACCGGGACACCGAGGGAAAGTCCGGCCTCGACTCGGTGATGGAGTTCGTCTCCGCGCGCCGCTGCCCGCTGTGCGAAGGCGCCAGGCTCAACCAGGCGGCGCTGGCCTGCCGCGTCGACGGCCGCAACATCGCCGAGCTGGCCTCGATGGAGGCCCGTCATCTGGTGGACGTGATAGCCGGGATCACCGTCCCGGTCGCGGCGACGATGGTCGCGGCGATCCTGGAACGGCTGCGGCACCTGATCTCCATCGGCCTCGGCTACCTCAGCCTGGACCGGGCGACGAGCACGCTCTCCGGCGGGGAGTCGCAGCGGATCAAGATGGTCCGGCACCTGGGCAGCAGCCTCACCGACATGACCTACATCTTCGACGAGCCCACCGTCGGCCTGCACCCGCGCGACGTGACCCGGATGAACAACCTGCTGCGCGAGCTGCGCGACAAGGGCAACACCGTGCTCGTGGTCGAGCACGACCGCGACGTCATCGAGATCGCCGACCACGTGGTGGACGTCGGGCCGCACGCGGGCGCGCACGGCGGCGAGATCGTCTACGAGGGCGGCGTCGCCGGCCTGCACCGGGCGGGCACCCTCACCGGCCGGCACCTGCGCCACAACCGGCCGCTCAAGGCGGAGTTCCGCGAGCCGGCCGGTGCGCTGACCGTCGCCGGCGCCACCGCGCACAACCTGAAGGACGTCACGGTCGCCTTCCCCACCGGCGTGCTCACCGTGGTCACGGGGGTGGCCGGGTCGGGCAAGAGCACCCTTGTCAACAAGGTGTTCCTGGAGCGGCACCCCGACGCGGTGGTCATCGACCAGTCGGCGGTCAGCCGGTCGATCCGGTCGAACCCGGCCACCTACACCGGGCTGATGGACGAGGTCCGCAAGCTGTTCGCCAGAGCGGGCGGCGTCAGCCCGGCCCTGTTCAGCTTCAACTCCAAGGGAGCCTGCCCGGAGTGCCAGGGGCTGGGGATCATCTACACCGACCTGGCGTTCATGGACGGCATCACGTCGACGTGCGAGGTCTGCCAGGGGCGGCGGTTCCGGGAGGAGGTGCTCCGGCACACCCTGCGCGGCAGGTCCGTCCTCGACGTGCTGGAGATGACGGCGGGCGAGGCGGCGGAGTTCTTCACCGAGCCGAAGCCGCTGCGCATCCTGCGCGCGGTCAACGAGGTGGGGCTGGGCTACCTCAAGCTCGGCCAGCCGCTCAACAGCCTGTCCGGGGGCGAGTGCCAGCGGATCAAGCTCGCCGGCGAGCTCCACAAGACCGGCAGCGTCTACGTGATGGACGAGCCGACCACGGGACTGCACATGTCCGACGTCAAGCACCTGCTCGCCATCATGGACAGCCTGGTGGACGCCGGCAACTCCGTCATCGTCATCGAGCACAACCTCGACGTCGTCAAGCACGCCGACTGGATCATCGACCTCGGCCCCGACGGCGGGGACCGGGGCGGCACGGTCGTGTTCGAGGGCACGCCCCGGCAGCTCCTCGACGTGACCGGCTCCTTCACCGCCGAGTACCTCCGCCGCGACCTGAGCCAGCCGTGA
- the dusB gene encoding tRNA dihydrouridine synthase DusB, protein MESLKLGSLEVWPPIVLAPMAGITNAPFRTLCREQGGGLFVCEMITTRALVERNAKTFKMIRFEPAEKPRSIQLYGVDPVTVGKAVRMIADEDLADHVDLNFGCPVPKVTRRGGGSALPYKRNLLRAILREAVRNAGTLPVTMKMRKGIDDDHLTYLDAGRIAVEEGVSAIALHGRTAVQHYGGTADWEAIARLKEAVTEIPVLGNGDIWSAADALRMMDETGCDGVVVGRGCLGRPWLFRDLAVACEGGRERLRPPLGEVAATMDRHATLLAECFGSEPHAVADFRKHVGWYLKGFTVGSDLRRRLATSVTLAGLREGLAELDAAQPWPEGADAPRGKSNPRDRVHLPAGWLDDPYDLAVPGADAELDTSGG, encoded by the coding sequence GTGGAGTCGTTGAAACTCGGATCGCTTGAGGTCTGGCCGCCCATCGTCCTCGCGCCCATGGCCGGGATCACCAACGCGCCCTTCCGGACCCTCTGCCGCGAGCAGGGCGGCGGACTGTTCGTCTGCGAGATGATCACGACGCGGGCGCTGGTGGAGCGCAACGCCAAGACGTTCAAGATGATCCGGTTCGAGCCGGCGGAGAAGCCTCGCAGCATCCAGCTCTACGGGGTCGACCCGGTGACCGTCGGCAAGGCCGTCCGGATGATCGCCGATGAGGACCTGGCCGACCACGTCGACCTCAACTTCGGCTGCCCGGTGCCCAAGGTGACCCGGCGCGGCGGCGGCTCCGCCCTGCCGTACAAGCGGAACCTGCTCCGGGCCATCCTCCGCGAGGCCGTGCGCAACGCCGGGACGCTGCCGGTGACCATGAAGATGCGCAAGGGCATCGACGACGACCACCTGACCTACCTGGACGCGGGACGGATCGCCGTGGAGGAGGGCGTCTCCGCGATCGCCCTGCACGGCCGTACCGCCGTCCAGCACTACGGCGGGACCGCCGACTGGGAGGCCATCGCGCGGCTGAAGGAGGCGGTGACGGAGATCCCGGTGCTCGGCAACGGCGACATCTGGAGCGCCGCCGACGCGCTGCGGATGATGGACGAGACCGGATGTGACGGCGTCGTCGTGGGCCGGGGCTGCCTCGGCCGCCCGTGGCTGTTCAGGGACCTGGCGGTCGCCTGCGAGGGCGGGCGGGAGCGCCTCCGGCCGCCGCTGGGGGAGGTCGCCGCGACCATGGACCGGCACGCCACGCTGCTGGCCGAGTGCTTCGGCAGCGAGCCGCACGCCGTGGCCGACTTCCGCAAGCACGTCGGCTGGTACCTCAAGGGCTTCACCGTCGGATCCGACCTCCGCCGCCGCCTGGCCACCTCCGTCACCCTCGCCGGCCTGCGGGAGGGCCTGGCCGAGCTCGACGCGGCCCAGCCCTGGCCCGAGGGCGCCGACGCGCCCCGCGGCAAGTCCAACCCGCGTGACCGGGTCCACCTGCCCGCCGGCTGGCTGGACGACCCCTACGACCTGGCTGTCCCCGGCGCGGACGCCGAGCTCGACACCTCGGGTGGCTGA
- a CDS encoding DUF4291 domain-containing protein: protein MNMPHRQIRAAYTEKSITVYQAYDPAVAEPAVAAQRFVAPFKRERMTWIKPSFLWMMYRCGYATKPGQTRVLAIDLTRAGFEWALAHSCLSHPGRDGDQETWKERLRHSPVRVQWDPERDPHHNALPHRSIQIGLSGQAVDRYLDDWTVSITDITDRVRDVHTALRDGRDVTALLPPERPYPVPVELARTIGATAGGDAG from the coding sequence ATGAACATGCCCCACCGGCAGATCCGCGCCGCCTACACGGAGAAGTCGATCACCGTCTACCAGGCCTACGACCCGGCCGTCGCCGAGCCCGCTGTCGCGGCGCAGCGGTTCGTCGCGCCCTTCAAGCGGGAGCGGATGACCTGGATCAAGCCGTCGTTTCTGTGGATGATGTACCGCTGCGGCTACGCGACCAAGCCCGGCCAGACCCGGGTCCTGGCCATCGACCTCACCCGCGCCGGCTTCGAGTGGGCACTGGCCCACTCCTGCCTCAGCCACCCCGGCCGGGACGGCGACCAGGAGACCTGGAAGGAACGCCTGCGGCACAGCCCGGTCCGCGTCCAGTGGGACCCCGAACGCGACCCGCACCACAACGCCCTGCCCCACCGGTCCATCCAGATCGGCCTGTCCGGCCAGGCCGTCGACCGCTATCTCGACGACTGGACCGTCTCGATCACCGACATCACCGACCGGGTCCGCGACGTCCACACCGCCCTCCGGGACGGCCGGGACGTGACAGCCCTGCTCCCGCCGGAGCGCCCCTACCCGGTGCCGGTGGAACTCGCGCGGACCATCGGCGCGACGGCGGGCGGCGACGCCGGCTGA
- a CDS encoding NAD(P)/FAD-dependent oxidoreductase, producing MDDVWDLVIVGGGPAGSAAALRAKQLRPAARVLLLDRADFPRDKACGDGVAAHGRDELALLGVPDLIADYRPTRRLTVVSPGGARVCATVARPNHVVPRTVFDARLVDAARARGVEVRRHRVRALAAHGGHIVVDGAFTARAVVAADGANSTVRRLIGVPASPARHTAIAVRGYADVPDDDDVQFIAMQKEGWPAYAWSFPIGDGTANVGFGMLLPRLHATGLPGREVLHGRLAELLPHLPARDLRAHHLPLSPGRPRPGAGRVMLAGDAAGLVNPLTGEGIYYALVSGRLAGEAAVQAAGDPLPAYRNALRKALGRHLRTTDVLARAAQSPGFIDAAIDTADRRQEVFDLLVDVGLGAGTVPLRLGCAVLGRWILNGVRRG from the coding sequence GTGGATGACGTGTGGGATCTGGTGATCGTCGGTGGCGGCCCCGCGGGCTCGGCGGCCGCCCTCCGCGCCAAGCAGCTCCGACCGGCCGCGCGGGTGCTCCTGCTCGACAGGGCCGACTTCCCCCGTGACAAGGCCTGCGGCGACGGCGTCGCCGCCCACGGCCGCGACGAGCTCGCCCTGCTCGGCGTCCCCGATCTCATCGCCGACTACCGGCCGACGCGGCGCCTGACAGTGGTCTCCCCGGGCGGCGCGCGCGTCTGCGCCACCGTCGCCCGGCCCAACCACGTCGTCCCCCGCACGGTCTTCGACGCCCGCCTCGTCGACGCCGCCCGGGCGCGCGGCGTCGAGGTCCGCCGCCATCGCGTCCGCGCCCTCGCCGCCCACGGCGGTCACATCGTCGTCGACGGCGCCTTCACCGCCCGCGCGGTCGTCGCCGCCGACGGGGCCAACTCGACCGTGCGGCGCCTCATCGGCGTCCCGGCCTCTCCGGCCAGGCACACCGCGATCGCCGTCCGCGGCTACGCCGACGTGCCCGACGACGACGACGTCCAGTTCATCGCCATGCAGAAGGAGGGCTGGCCCGCGTACGCGTGGTCGTTCCCGATCGGCGACGGCACCGCCAACGTCGGCTTCGGGATGCTCCTGCCCCGGCTGCACGCCACCGGACTGCCCGGCCGCGAAGTGCTCCACGGACGGCTCGCCGAACTGCTTCCCCACCTCCCGGCCCGCGACCTGCGCGCCCACCACCTGCCCCTGTCACCCGGCCGGCCGAGGCCCGGCGCGGGCCGGGTGATGCTCGCCGGCGACGCCGCCGGCCTGGTCAACCCGCTCACGGGCGAGGGCATCTACTACGCGCTGGTCTCCGGCAGGCTCGCCGGCGAGGCCGCCGTCCAGGCGGCCGGAGACCCGCTGCCCGCCTACCGGAACGCCCTGCGAAAGGCACTCGGCCGCCACCTGCGCACCACCGACGTGCTCGCCCGCGCCGCCCAGTCGCCCGGTTTCATCGACGCCGCCATCGACACCGCAGACCGGCGCCAGGAGGTGTTCGACCTGCTGGTCGACGTGGGTCTCGGCGCGGGCACCGTGCCCCTGAGGCTCGGATGCGCCGTGCTCGGCCGCTGGATCCTGAACGGTGTCCGGCGAGGGTGA
- a CDS encoding serine hydrolase domain-containing protein, with translation MQADLDAIRDAGTLGVQARVISPGGDLAAASGTAVRGRNVPIPLDGHFRMGSNTKTFVAAVILQLEAEGRLSLDDSVERWLPGLVRGNGNDGRAITIRNLLQHTSGLYDSVGDIEEKMRTERGYRTYRFLRMNPRRLVALSVGHRPLFAPGARWSYSNINYLLAGLVIERATGNSWRKEVKRRIITPLRLRNTTLPGDSPLLPKPHVQSYTEDAKTSRPFRVTLLSLGWAGAAGEAVTTTGDLSRFWRALLGGKLLPPQQLKKMTTTVPIGAPGREFGLGMAKQRLSCGVTAWSHPGGTPGFITDNAVTQDGRTSVIVSRTTYPGTREQGQATARLIDNALCGTSSTD, from the coding sequence TTGCAGGCGGATCTGGATGCGATCCGCGACGCCGGCACGCTGGGAGTGCAGGCGCGGGTGATCTCACCCGGCGGTGACCTGGCCGCGGCGAGCGGTACGGCGGTGCGGGGCCGCAACGTGCCGATCCCGCTCGACGGGCACTTCCGGATGGGCAGCAACACCAAGACCTTCGTCGCTGCTGTGATCTTGCAGTTGGAGGCGGAGGGCCGCCTGTCCCTTGACGACAGCGTCGAACGGTGGCTTCCCGGGCTGGTGCGCGGCAACGGCAACGACGGGCGCGCGATCACCATCAGAAACCTGCTCCAGCACACCAGCGGCCTGTATGACTCCGTGGGCGACATCGAGGAGAAGATGCGCACCGAGCGGGGCTACCGCACCTACCGGTTCCTGCGCATGAACCCGCGGCGGCTGGTGGCTCTCAGCGTCGGCCACCGCCCGCTCTTCGCCCCCGGCGCCCGCTGGAGCTATTCGAACATCAACTACCTCTTGGCCGGGCTGGTCATCGAGCGGGCCACCGGGAACTCCTGGCGCAAGGAGGTGAAGCGCCGGATCATCACGCCGCTGCGGCTGCGGAACACGACGTTGCCCGGCGACTCCCCGCTCCTGCCCAAGCCGCACGTGCAGAGCTACACCGAGGACGCCAAGACCTCCCGGCCGTTCCGCGTCACCCTGCTCAGTCTCGGCTGGGCCGGTGCGGCGGGGGAGGCCGTCACCACCACCGGCGACCTGAGCAGGTTCTGGCGTGCGCTGCTGGGCGGGAAGCTACTGCCGCCGCAGCAGCTGAAGAAGATGACGACCACGGTTCCCATCGGCGCGCCCGGCAGGGAGTTCGGCCTGGGCATGGCCAAGCAGCGACTGAGCTGCGGGGTCACGGCCTGGTCGCACCCCGGCGGCACACCCGGGTTCATCACCGACAACGCCGTCACCCAGGACGGCCGCACCAGCGTGATCGTCTCACGCACCACCTACCCCGGCACACGAGAGCAGGGCCAAGCCACTGCCCGCCTGATCGACAACGCACTCTGCGGCACCTCATCGACCGACTGA
- a CDS encoding response regulator yields MTGTGPTLPRIRVLIVDDQPLVRRGLSLILSPDPSFEVVGEAENGAQAVTLARRLRPDVVVMDIRMPVLDGVGATRELAATVPDCRVLALSTFDLDEYVVGALRAGAYGFLPKDSSPEDLSAAIRTVHAGEAAVAPRLLTRLISTYVRAPHGTRPTPTGLGELTPREVEVWRLMATGLDNTGISRTLDISLSTVKNYITSIFDKLAVRDRAQAVIVAYESGLVTARVAAGDPPGDGHTG; encoded by the coding sequence ATGACCGGGACCGGGCCGACGCTGCCGAGGATCAGGGTGCTGATCGTGGACGACCAGCCGCTGGTCCGGCGCGGCCTGTCGCTGATCCTCTCCCCCGACCCGTCCTTCGAGGTGGTGGGAGAGGCCGAGAACGGCGCGCAGGCCGTCACCCTCGCCCGCCGACTGCGCCCCGACGTCGTGGTGATGGACATCCGGATGCCCGTCCTCGACGGGGTCGGCGCGACCAGGGAACTCGCCGCCACCGTGCCCGACTGCCGGGTCCTGGCCCTGAGCACCTTCGACCTCGACGAGTACGTCGTGGGCGCCCTGCGCGCGGGAGCCTACGGGTTCCTGCCCAAGGACAGCTCCCCGGAGGACCTGAGCGCGGCGATCCGCACCGTCCACGCCGGTGAGGCCGCCGTCGCGCCGCGCCTGCTCACCCGGCTGATCTCCACCTACGTACGGGCACCCCACGGTACGCGGCCGACCCCCACCGGCCTGGGTGAACTCACGCCCCGCGAGGTCGAGGTGTGGCGTCTGATGGCCACCGGCCTCGACAACACCGGGATCTCCCGCACCCTGGACATCAGCCTCTCCACGGTCAAGAACTACATCACCAGCATCTTCGACAAGCTCGCCGTCCGCGACCGCGCCCAGGCGGTCATCGTGGCCTACGAATCGGGCCTGGTCACCGCCCGCGTGGCGGCCGGGGACCCGCCCGGTGACGGGCACACCGGATAG
- a CDS encoding sensor histidine kinase, whose translation MPRDRHVGPGDARELPHIDSAEPPWTRNDALVTGGACVMNLLSYVFFDDPDGRYAVSVVGFLLVALAALPLLARRRHPVAALAAVLVLDATATLTVPLPSHFGAVLLVALYSVARACRSRVTAVAAVATVSLMLLSQSGGRVPPWQDAVFAPLSTLIVVGAAMAVNRWQQQVAANRRLLADRAVADERRRIARELHDIVAHHITTMQLMAGGARANIAEPEVVRDALVTLESSGRLALREMRQLLDVLRAGDEPEAAPSLPQPGADDLDRLVAESRLAGLPTEFSVRGPRRPLPPTVGLTVFRIAQEALTNARKHAGPARASVRLTYRQERITVEVWDDGGGTPPQERAPTAGSGGYGLIGMRERVALHGGTLSAGPQAGGGFAVAADLPLTMDEAAEAAVQHEGAHR comes from the coding sequence ATGCCCAGGGACCGACACGTCGGGCCTGGCGATGCCCGGGAGCTGCCGCACATCGACAGCGCCGAGCCGCCGTGGACCCGCAACGACGCACTCGTGACCGGCGGGGCGTGTGTGATGAACCTGCTCAGCTACGTGTTCTTCGACGACCCCGACGGCCGATACGCCGTGAGCGTGGTCGGGTTCCTCCTCGTCGCGCTGGCGGCCCTGCCGCTGCTCGCTCGGCGCCGCCATCCGGTGGCGGCGCTCGCCGCCGTACTGGTGCTCGATGCGACGGCCACCCTGACCGTGCCGCTGCCCAGCCACTTCGGTGCCGTCCTGCTGGTCGCCCTGTACTCGGTCGCCAGGGCCTGCCGCAGCCGGGTGACCGCGGTCGCGGCCGTCGCGACGGTGTCGCTGATGCTGCTGAGCCAGAGCGGCGGCCGGGTTCCGCCCTGGCAGGACGCCGTTTTCGCGCCCCTGTCCACCCTGATCGTCGTCGGCGCCGCCATGGCGGTCAACCGCTGGCAGCAACAGGTGGCGGCCAACCGCAGACTCCTCGCCGACCGTGCGGTGGCTGACGAACGCCGCCGTATCGCACGGGAGTTGCATGACATCGTGGCCCACCACATCACCACCATGCAGCTGATGGCCGGCGGAGCCCGGGCCAACATCGCCGAACCGGAGGTGGTCCGGGACGCCCTGGTCACCCTGGAGTCCTCCGGGCGGCTCGCGCTGCGCGAGATGCGCCAGCTCCTCGACGTGCTGCGGGCCGGCGACGAACCGGAGGCCGCGCCGTCGCTGCCCCAGCCCGGCGCCGACGACCTCGACCGCCTGGTGGCCGAGTCCCGCCTTGCCGGGCTGCCGACCGAGTTCAGCGTCCGCGGGCCGCGGCGCCCGCTGCCGCCGACCGTCGGCCTCACGGTGTTCAGGATCGCCCAGGAAGCCCTCACCAACGCCCGCAAGCACGCGGGGCCCGCCCGCGCGTCCGTACGGCTGACGTACCGCCAGGAGCGGATCACCGTCGAGGTGTGGGACGACGGCGGGGGCACACCGCCGCAGGAGAGGGCACCGACGGCGGGCTCCGGCGGTTACGGCCTGATCGGTATGCGCGAGCGCGTCGCCCTGCACGGCGGCACCCTCAGCGCCGGCCCGCAGGCCGGCGGGGGGTTCGCCGTGGCGGCCGACCTGCCGCTGACCATGGACGAGGCGGCCGAGGCGGCCGTCCAGCACGAGGGGGCACATCGATGA